A genomic window from Diospyros lotus cultivar Yz01 chromosome 2, ASM1463336v1, whole genome shotgun sequence includes:
- the LOC127793834 gene encoding transcription factor MYB102-like: MGRTPCCEKNGLKKGPWTPEEDQKLTDYIQKNGYGNWRTLPKNAGLQRCGKSCRLRWTNYLRPDIKRGRFSFEEEETIIQLHSVLGNKWSTIAARLPGRTDNEIKNYWNTHIRKRLLRMGIDPVTHSPRLDLLDLSSILSSSSLYNPSQVDNLSRLLGVQAVVNPELLRLAASLYPSQRENPNFFSENVQGNQLCNPQFQNQLPPLVQPNQLQALEIPFSSETHVMDPNVEQFSSNFTNFTQNCQINEWQPGDYAALQNYGFYGSEQSIMDPNSLSENSTFQSNNSNNFSQASLNSNSTGINGSNVSNEDERESYCSNMLKLEIMEMLDVNQFM; the protein is encoded by the exons ATGGGAAGAACACCGTGCTGCGAGAAGAATGGCCTGAAGAAGGGGCCATGGACGCCGGAGGAAGATCAGAAGCTGACCGATTATATTCAGAAGAATGGCTATGGGAACTGGAGAACCCTTCCCAAGAATGCCG GGCTGCAGAGGTGTGGAAAGAGTTGTCGTCTTCGCTGGACCAATTATCTGAGGCCTGACATCAAAAGAGGCAGATTCTCCTTCGAAGAGGAGGAGACAATAATCCAACTGCACAGTGTTCTGGGAAACAA GTGGTCGACCATTGCAGCTCGGTTGCCGGGAAGAACTGACAACGAGATCAAAAACTACTGGAACACACACATTAGAAAGAGGCTTCTCCGAATGGGAATCGACCCAGTGACTCACAGCCCTCGCCTTGATCTCCTCGATCTTTCTTCAATTCTAAGCTCATCATCTCTCTACAACCCTTCTCAAGTGGATAATCTTTCAAGATTACTCGGCGTCCAGGCTGTTGTAAACCCAGAACTTCTCCGGCTGGCCGCTTCTCTTTACCCGTCTCAGAGAGAAAATCCCAATTTTTTCTCGGAAAATGTTCAAGGAAACCAGCTCTGCAATCCTCAGTTCCAGAACCAGTTGCCGCCATTGGTTCAGCCTAACCAGCTTCAAGCCCTGGAAATTCCATTTTCCAGCGAAACCCATGTCATGGATCCAAATGTGGAGCAATTCTCATCAAATTTCACTAACTTTACtcaaaattgtcaaataaaCGAGTGGCAACCCGGAGATTATGCAGCTCTACAAAACTATGGCTTCTACGGGTCCGAACAAAGCATCATGGATCCTAATTCTCTATCTGAAAACTCGACCTTCCAATCCAATAACAGCAACAACTTCAGTCAGGCGTCATTGAATTCGAACTCGACCGGCATCAACGGCAGCAACGTTTCGAATGAAGATGAGAGGGAAAGCTACTGCAGTAACATGTTGAAGCTTGAAATCATGGAAATGTTAGATGTCAATCAATTCATGTAA